One genomic window of Chitinophagaceae bacterium includes the following:
- a CDS encoding tetratricopeptide repeat protein — MKVLLRTLIILLLTLPLSGTLRAQTQIADSLRRMVQNHPQQDSVRAYYLVRLAEELIVTDLQEAATHSKESIAIAEKIKSPVSLMRSYFTLAKVYAEEGNIDSARNYFMRSISITQQLGNLISETKYTTQLGAVESRIGNYETALKILQGVIPIAEKSGSANLLAAVYGSIAGIFFEQNDYTKSLEYELKGYQLSKIKEDIRIITLISNVGQSYGALGNTDSALYYMHLAVEKSKFYGDSIELADCYSALGDQYRETRNLDSSIYYYQLALTLYNDNGYENLLVGGTYGGAAEIYLLRKDYKSALEYYKKSEALLEPADFQDQLEYTLKGLANTYAGMGDYENAFKYALKYESLHDTLNAIAKTSATEQLERKYSIAQKEKEIELLNKEKLLQQKEVNQQRLIKNLLIAGVAVLLMIAFLLFNRYQIKQRAGKQLQLQNKVIEEQKQRAEKEQLRAEKSEKFKSQFLANMSHEIRTPLNAISGFTSLLFDEESPEKKLRYLNTIKKSTDNLLVVINDVLDLSKLEAGKMQFEKAPFRLHDVLNLIYETFELKAAEKKLNWKLQVGEHVPPLLSGDAARLTQVLMNLTANAMKFTTAGTVVLSTSADPVAKTITFSLTDTGPGIPKDQLQKIFESFSQADSNKKSSGGTGLGLTISRTLVEMMQGTLEVDSNEGMGSVFSFTIPYTIPTSAEWQLLQQNELVYEEDMGEELQGISILVAEDNEYNQLLIHDMLKRYIPNVTVRICKNGKEILSALAPVTTSNDSGITANDFHLILMDVQMPEMDGFETTAIIRNELKNSIPIIALTASVIRSDIDKCLEAGMNSYVPKPFSAKELLKAIGSSLGKKMDGRHKENSTEEDKPVLSETIIQPTEKYQWIHLDHLEHLVAGDAVQVTRYLRLFYELIPARMSTLKKALETQDFTLIRKTVHVMKPQMASLGLSRAKKLAETIESNYHREERITGDVELLMNDCTAALEEVKNELKVNS, encoded by the coding sequence ATGAAAGTATTACTTCGAACGCTGATTATACTATTATTGACGCTTCCTCTTTCCGGCACCCTGCGTGCTCAGACTCAAATTGCAGATAGTTTAAGAAGGATGGTGCAAAATCATCCTCAGCAGGATTCCGTAAGAGCCTATTATCTGGTGCGGCTTGCAGAGGAATTAATTGTTACTGACCTTCAGGAAGCAGCCACACATTCCAAAGAAAGTATTGCAATTGCAGAAAAAATAAAGAGCCCTGTTTCCCTCATGAGAAGTTATTTCACGCTGGCTAAAGTATATGCTGAGGAAGGCAATATTGATTCTGCGAGAAACTATTTCATGCGCTCGATAAGCATAACACAACAACTCGGAAACCTTATCTCGGAAACAAAATACACCACTCAACTCGGAGCGGTGGAGTCGCGGATTGGCAATTATGAAACTGCATTAAAAATTCTTCAGGGTGTGATCCCTATTGCTGAAAAGTCCGGATCTGCTAATTTGCTTGCAGCGGTTTACGGTTCCATAGCAGGTATCTTTTTCGAACAGAATGATTACACGAAATCGCTGGAATACGAGCTGAAAGGTTATCAGTTGAGTAAAATCAAGGAAGATATCAGGATCATAACACTCATTTCGAATGTCGGACAATCGTATGGAGCATTGGGTAATACTGACAGCGCTTTGTATTATATGCATCTTGCAGTCGAAAAGTCAAAATTTTATGGCGATAGTATTGAACTTGCTGATTGCTATTCCGCTCTTGGCGATCAATATCGCGAAACCCGGAATCTTGATAGTTCTATTTACTATTATCAGCTGGCACTGACGTTATATAACGATAATGGTTATGAAAATCTCCTGGTGGGCGGAACGTACGGCGGCGCAGCTGAAATTTATTTACTACGTAAAGATTATAAGTCAGCGCTTGAATACTATAAGAAATCAGAGGCTTTGCTGGAACCTGCAGATTTCCAGGATCAGTTGGAATACACGCTCAAAGGATTGGCCAATACGTATGCAGGCATGGGTGATTATGAAAATGCTTTTAAGTATGCATTGAAATATGAGTCGCTGCACGACACCCTTAACGCTATTGCAAAAACTTCAGCAACGGAACAGTTGGAGCGCAAATACAGCATCGCACAGAAGGAAAAGGAAATTGAATTGCTCAACAAAGAAAAATTATTGCAGCAGAAAGAAGTGAATCAGCAACGCCTGATCAAAAACTTGCTGATTGCCGGTGTCGCAGTACTATTAATGATTGCGTTCCTGTTATTCAACCGCTACCAGATCAAGCAACGTGCAGGAAAGCAGCTGCAACTTCAAAACAAAGTGATTGAAGAACAGAAACAACGTGCTGAAAAGGAACAGCTCCGCGCGGAGAAAAGTGAAAAATTTAAATCGCAGTTTCTTGCAAACATGAGTCATGAGATCAGGACACCGCTCAATGCGATTTCCGGTTTTACCAGTTTACTGTTTGACGAAGAATCCCCGGAAAAAAAGTTGCGATACCTCAATACGATAAAAAAATCAACCGATAATTTATTGGTCGTCATCAATGATGTACTTGATCTCAGTAAGCTCGAGGCGGGAAAAATGCAATTTGAAAAAGCACCATTCCGCCTGCACGATGTGCTCAATCTTATCTATGAAACATTTGAATTGAAAGCGGCAGAAAAAAAATTGAATTGGAAATTACAAGTGGGCGAACATGTCCCGCCTTTACTATCCGGTGATGCAGCAAGACTTACGCAGGTATTGATGAACCTGACGGCAAATGCTATGAAATTTACTACCGCCGGAACAGTTGTTCTCAGCACTTCTGCTGATCCTGTAGCAAAGACCATCACCTTCTCGCTAACAGATACAGGGCCTGGAATTCCAAAAGATCAGTTGCAGAAAATATTTGAAAGTTTTTCGCAGGCTGACTCCAACAAAAAAAGCAGTGGCGGAACAGGACTTGGATTAACCATCAGCAGAACCCTTGTGGAAATGATGCAGGGAACCCTTGAAGTAGACAGCAATGAAGGAATGGGATCCGTCTTTTCATTCACCATTCCCTATACAATTCCGACATCAGCAGAATGGCAACTGCTGCAACAAAATGAATTGGTGTATGAAGAAGACATGGGCGAAGAATTGCAAGGCATCAGCATCTTAGTGGCAGAAGACAATGAATATAATCAGTTGCTGATTCATGACATGCTGAAAAGATACATCCCCAATGTAACTGTTCGTATTTGTAAAAACGGGAAGGAAATACTTTCTGCACTCGCACCAGTTACAACATCTAATGATTCAGGAATAACGGCTAACGACTTCCATCTCATCCTCATGGATGTTCAAATGCCGGAAATGGATGGTTTCGAAACAACAGCAATCATTCGAAACGAATTAAAAAATTCCATTCCGATTATCGCGCTTACAGCCTCTGTAATCCGCAGCGATATTGATAAATGTTTAGAAGCCGGCATGAACAGTTATGTACCAAAACCATTTTCTGCAAAGGAATTGTTGAAGGCCATTGGATCATCGCTGGGCAAAAAAATGGACGGCAGGCACAAAGAAAATTCAACGGAAGAAGACAAACCTGTTTTATCGGAAACCATCATACAGCCAACTGAAAAGTATCAATGGATACACCTCGATCATTTAGAGCATCTCGTGGCTGGTGATGCTGTTCAGGTTACCCGTTACCTGCGGCTTTTTTATGAATTGATACCTGCGCGTATGTCAACTTTGAAAAAGGCATTGGAAACGCAAGACTTCACTCTTATCAGGAAAACAGTTCACGTAATGAAACCGCAAATGGCATCGCTTGGATTAAGCAGGGCTAAAAAACTGGCTGAAACAATTGAATCAAATTACCATCGTGAAGAACGCATTACCGGTGACGTTGAATTGCTGATGAACGATTGCACGGCAGCGCTGGAAGAAGTAAAAAATGAATTGAAGGTAAATTCATAA